In a single window of the Methanobacterium aggregans genome:
- a CDS encoding NAD(P)/FAD-dependent oxidoreductase — MSKMKYDVVVVGGRIAGSVSSLFASRGGADVLMIEKRQEIGTPVQCAEGTTPATFETLEMKPSKRFVASKIDGADVHAPDGRKFQIAGENSKGYILERKIFDKDLAVESAKSGTDIMMKTTVKDLIIRDGKVCGVVAEHMGKSVEIEADLVIAADGVESRVAKMAGLNTTKLPGDIYSCAQYEVVGLNTPPNWLKFYFGEEIAPGGYAWIFPKGKHRANVGLGIRGSNKTAYSYLQKFMSQFSATPVELKVGGVPLSGVVSKTFTDGLMVVGDAAGQVDPITGGGIHLAAACGRMAGEVAAEAVEVGDSSSKFLKKYEDIWSEKIGGNLETSLKYRRILDKLTDKDINIIVEFLETQDFEAISKLAALKFMGKHPNLLKVLKEIL; from the coding sequence ATGAGTAAAATGAAGTACGATGTTGTGGTTGTTGGAGGACGTATAGCTGGCTCTGTTTCATCTCTCTTTGCATCCAGGGGAGGTGCGGATGTTCTCATGATAGAAAAAAGGCAGGAAATAGGAACCCCTGTTCAATGTGCCGAGGGAACAACACCTGCAACCTTTGAAACCCTTGAAATGAAACCATCAAAAAGGTTCGTAGCATCCAAAATAGATGGTGCCGATGTGCACGCCCCTGATGGTAGAAAATTCCAGATTGCTGGTGAAAACAGTAAAGGTTACATCCTTGAGAGGAAGATCTTCGACAAAGACCTTGCAGTGGAATCAGCCAAATCCGGAACAGACATTATGATGAAAACAACAGTTAAGGATCTGATTATACGTGACGGTAAGGTCTGTGGAGTTGTTGCAGAGCATATGGGGAAAAGTGTGGAGATCGAAGCTGATCTTGTCATAGCTGCAGATGGTGTTGAATCCAGGGTGGCAAAGATGGCAGGTTTGAACACCACCAAGCTGCCTGGAGACATCTATTCATGTGCCCAGTACGAAGTTGTTGGTCTTAACACCCCACCTAACTGGTTGAAGTTTTATTTCGGAGAGGAAATAGCCCCTGGAGGTTATGCTTGGATATTTCCAAAGGGCAAACACCGTGCAAATGTAGGTCTTGGGATAAGGGGTTCAAATAAAACAGCCTACAGCTACCTTCAAAAATTCATGTCACAGTTCAGTGCAACACCAGTTGAACTGAAGGTTGGAGGAGTTCCACTTTCAGGAGTTGTTTCAAAAACATTTACAGATGGTTTGATGGTTGTTGGAGATGCAGCAGGACAGGTTGACCCAATAACCGGTGGTGGCATTCACCTGGCAGCTGCCTGTGGAAGGATGGCTGGAGAGGTTGCAGCTGAAGCAGTTGAAGTCGGGGATTCATCTTCAAAGTTTCTGAAAAAATATGAGGACATTTGGAGTGAAAAGATTGGGGGTAATCTTGAAACATCCCTGAAGTACAGGAGAATACTGGACAAACTCACAGATAAAGACATCAACATCATTGTGGAGTTTCTTGAAACCCAGGATTTCGAGGCAATATCAAAGCTGGCAGCACTGAAGTTCATGGGAAAACATCCGAATCTTTTAAAAGTTTTGAAGGAAATTCTTTGA
- a CDS encoding 4Fe-4S binding protein, protein MEFIHRKCGLCGACVVVCPSNLLELGENGIAVNGGCAECGNCSEVCPLGAIITLEGR, encoded by the coding sequence ATGGAATTTATTCATAGAAAATGTGGACTTTGTGGTGCTTGTGTTGTGGTTTGCCCATCAAATCTCCTGGAACTTGGTGAGAATGGAATAGCTGTGAATGGAGGGTGTGCAGAGTGTGGCAACTGCTCTGAAGTCTGTCCACTGGGAGCCATCATCACACTGGAGGGGCGTTAA
- a CDS encoding metallophosphoesterase family protein, with amino-acid sequence MQKKIIQISDIHFGEKTFSHDLKHNLLKQINDENPDLIVVSGDLTTEGYVHEYEDAATFVDELRDVTEAHIIPGNHDARNVGLMHFEKLIGERKFLHLDKKGGFAILGLDSSEPDINDGQIGFDQLEWLKTELDKIPSDMCKIVTFHHHLLPIPQTGRERNILLDSGDLLRVFADYGVDFILNGHKHVPNVWMIEKMVTLNSGTATTRKLRGQTYPSYNELLINDEGIHVNLVNTATGYKRELAEYSVKVEGDEYMICSYTHNSFYRP; translated from the coding sequence ATGCAGAAGAAGATAATCCAAATATCAGATATACATTTTGGTGAGAAAACATTCTCCCATGACCTTAAACATAACCTTTTAAAGCAGATAAATGACGAAAATCCTGATCTCATAGTTGTTTCAGGAGACCTTACAACTGAAGGATACGTACATGAATATGAAGATGCAGCAACCTTCGTTGATGAGCTGAGGGATGTTACTGAAGCCCATATAATTCCTGGAAACCATGATGCCCGGAACGTGGGGTTGATGCATTTTGAAAAACTCATAGGTGAAAGGAAATTCCTGCATCTGGATAAAAAGGGAGGATTTGCAATATTAGGCCTGGATTCTTCTGAGCCTGATATAAACGATGGTCAGATAGGCTTTGACCAGCTTGAATGGTTGAAAACTGAACTTGACAAGATACCAAGCGACATGTGCAAGATAGTCACCTTCCACCACCACCTGCTGCCAATCCCCCAAACAGGACGTGAAAGAAACATTCTACTGGACTCTGGTGACCTTTTAAGGGTTTTTGCAGACTACGGTGTTGATTTCATACTCAACGGCCACAAGCACGTTCCAAACGTGTGGATGATCGAGAAAATGGTGACCCTGAACTCTGGAACAGCAACAACCCGGAAGCTACGTGGTCAAACCTACCCCTCCTACAACGAACTTCTCATCAACGATGAGGGAATACATGTGAACCTCGTAAACACAGCCACAGGATATAAAAGGGAGCTTGCAGAGTACTCAGTTAAGGTTGAGGGTGATGAGTACATGATCTGTTCCTACACTCACAACTCATTCTACAGGCCTTAA
- a CDS encoding phosphate signaling complex PhoU family protein — translation MNSKANSTLKAVLDVILHENPATQDEIAEKLGLSRRYVTKLLQPMVKRGVVRRAYILDLKKFDEFSEMFQEKSSREHAGSYLIKEMLSNMAEHVSKQFDMSFESFEIYDKELANKALEMDYISNNMHEKVRSSVDTVISINPYSEFSKTMVFSEVAYDLERIADHTCHIANFVVNGCYEVEGEMVDILRAMFKTSKKMLEYSMKAFLNEELDLKDKVMDYEEKIHDLQKKALNKMAILMAEDDIVDKDRSTYYLSLSKVVKAFERIGDISVEIVDASGEFYRNIPRTTTPEHFRRLAR, via the coding sequence ATGAACAGCAAGGCAAACAGCACCCTTAAAGCGGTACTCGATGTGATACTTCATGAAAACCCTGCCACCCAGGATGAAATCGCTGAAAAACTTGGATTATCACGGAGGTACGTTACAAAACTACTCCAGCCAATGGTGAAACGTGGGGTTGTAAGAAGGGCCTACATACTGGATCTCAAGAAGTTCGATGAATTCTCAGAGATGTTCCAGGAGAAAAGTTCAAGGGAACATGCAGGCAGCTACCTCATAAAGGAGATGCTCAGTAACATGGCGGAACATGTCTCCAAACAGTTCGACATGTCCTTTGAATCCTTTGAGATCTACGACAAGGAACTTGCAAACAAGGCCCTTGAAATGGATTACATTTCAAACAACATGCACGAAAAGGTGCGTTCATCAGTTGACACGGTTATATCCATCAATCCCTACTCTGAGTTCAGCAAAACCATGGTGTTCAGTGAAGTGGCCTACGACCTTGAAAGAATAGCAGACCACACCTGTCACATTGCAAACTTCGTTGTAAATGGCTGCTACGAAGTTGAAGGTGAAATGGTGGACATATTAAGGGCAATGTTCAAAACTTCCAAGAAAATGCTGGAATATTCAATGAAAGCTTTCTTAAATGAAGAATTAGACCTTAAAGACAAGGTTATGGATTACGAGGAAAAAATACACGACCTTCAGAAGAAGGCCCTTAACAAGATGGCCATTCTAATGGCTGAGGATGACATAGTGGACAAGGACCGTTCAACCTATTATCTATCCTTATCCAAGGTTGTTAAAGCATTTGAAAGGATTGGGGATATTTCAGTTGAAATAGTGGATGCTTCAGGAGAATTTTACAGGAACATTCCACGTACAACAACACCAGAACATTTCAGAAGACTGGCCAGGTAA
- a CDS encoding 2TM domain-containing protein, producing MMDETERYERAKQRVGELRDFYNHLTAYIIVNTVLAIVNIVTTPGSWWFYWVSIFWGIGLLMHGVSVFVKRGILSEDWEERKIREMMEKDKKG from the coding sequence ATGATGGATGAAACTGAAAGGTACGAACGGGCAAAGCAAAGGGTTGGGGAGCTGAGAGACTTCTACAACCACTTAACAGCTTACATCATAGTCAACACAGTTCTTGCAATTGTAAACATTGTTACAACCCCTGGAAGCTGGTGGTTCTACTGGGTGAGCATATTCTGGGGTATTGGACTTTTAATGCACGGAGTCAGTGTGTTCGTGAAAAGGGGCATTCTGAGTGAGGACTGGGAAGAGAGGAAAATAAGGGAAATGATGGAGAAGGATAAAAAGGGTTGA
- a CDS encoding citryl-CoA lyase: MITEKVLEEMFKPRQAHWRTSITKVEPNRLTTRDCLQEDLIGNISFSEMVYLLIKGDIPSDNHNKMLEAVLVSFCDHGITPPSTQAARLMASAGSPVNACLAGGLLAFGKNHAGAIEKAMKNLQEGVKVREGCGRSASETARFMVEELKNQGQKVPGFGHRYHSEDPRAIKLLKLAKEYGCSGKHVELAVELEKLLESWKGIKMNIDGANAAILSDLGFNWRFGCGIFAIGRLPGLLAHVHEEMSSEEPFRKITELDTLI, from the coding sequence ATGATAACTGAAAAAGTGTTGGAGGAAATGTTCAAACCCAGGCAGGCACACTGGAGAACCTCAATAACCAAGGTTGAACCAAACAGGTTAACAACAAGGGACTGTCTGCAGGAAGATTTGATCGGTAATATATCCTTCTCAGAGATGGTTTACCTCTTAATAAAGGGAGATATTCCATCTGATAACCATAATAAGATGCTTGAAGCTGTTCTCGTGTCCTTCTGCGACCACGGGATCACACCCCCAAGTACACAGGCTGCACGGCTCATGGCATCAGCAGGATCTCCTGTCAATGCATGTCTTGCAGGAGGGTTACTCGCCTTTGGAAAAAATCATGCCGGTGCAATAGAGAAGGCCATGAAAAATCTTCAAGAAGGAGTTAAAGTAAGGGAGGGCTGCGGAAGATCTGCATCTGAAACTGCCAGGTTCATGGTTGAAGAGCTCAAAAACCAGGGACAGAAAGTACCTGGATTCGGGCACCGCTACCACTCAGAAGATCCCCGGGCAATAAAACTCTTAAAACTTGCCAAGGAGTATGGTTGCAGTGGGAAACATGTTGAACTTGCAGTTGAACTCGAGAAACTCCTAGAAAGCTGGAAGGGTATTAAAATGAATATAGACGGTGCAAATGCAGCAATACTCTCTGATCTGGGATTTAACTGGAGGTTTGGATGTGGGATCTTTGCAATAGGAAGGTTACCAGGTTTACTTGCCCATGTCCATGAGGAAATGTCCAGTGAAGAACCCTTCCGGAAGATCACAGAACTTGATACGTTAATATGA
- a CDS encoding phosphate ABC transporter substrate-binding protein, translating into MDLKYIIGIVVAVIILVGAYMALGGSGEQKITIAGSTSVQPVAEKLAAAYMKEHPNVKINVQGGGSGVGIKNAAQGVVNIGTSSKELSSNESAGLKQYTIGKDGIVVAVNTENSVSGLTKDELKSIFSGNTTNWNEVGGSSATINVITREDGSGTRKAFEEIVMGKTTKIKSSAIVQSSTEAVKQTIKGDPNAVGFISLANLDSSVKALKVNGVSPSEATVADGSYQLQRPFIFLTKGEPTGTVKEFIDWVMGPEGQAIVKAEKVVPASS; encoded by the coding sequence ATGGACTTGAAATATATCATTGGAATAGTAGTAGCGGTAATCATACTAGTCGGGGCTTACATGGCTTTAGGCGGAAGCGGAGAACAAAAAATAACGATAGCAGGTTCAACATCAGTTCAACCTGTGGCAGAAAAATTAGCAGCAGCATACATGAAGGAACACCCAAACGTTAAGATAAATGTTCAGGGCGGAGGTTCTGGTGTGGGTATAAAAAATGCTGCACAAGGTGTTGTAAATATAGGTACAAGTTCAAAGGAACTATCATCCAATGAATCAGCAGGATTAAAACAGTACACAATTGGAAAGGATGGTATAGTTGTTGCTGTTAACACAGAGAACAGTGTAAGTGGTCTGACAAAGGACGAGCTCAAATCAATCTTTTCAGGTAACACAACCAACTGGAATGAGGTTGGAGGTTCAAGTGCCACAATAAACGTCATAACCCGAGAAGATGGTTCAGGTACAAGGAAAGCCTTTGAAGAAATTGTTATGGGCAAGACCACCAAGATAAAATCCAGTGCAATAGTTCAGAGCTCAACAGAAGCAGTAAAACAAACAATCAAAGGAGATCCAAATGCAGTAGGTTTCATATCCCTTGCAAACCTTGATTCAAGTGTTAAAGCCCTGAAGGTTAATGGAGTTTCTCCATCAGAGGCAACAGTTGCAGATGGTTCTTACCAGCTTCAGAGACCCTTCATATTCCTAACCAAGGGCGAACCAACAGGCACAGTTAAAGAATTCATTGACTGGGTCATGGGACCTGAAGGTCAGGCAATAGTAAAGGCAGAGAAGGTTGTACCAGCAAGTTCCTAA
- a CDS encoding phosphate ABC transporter substrate-binding protein, with amino-acid sequence MDSKYIILIVAVLVIGSAYMMFTPKTHYETLQIAGSTSVQPVAEKLAQAYMKEHPNVRINVQGGGSGLGIRTTEQGIVQIGMSSEELKSDEKAKLNSYTLGEDGIVVAVNNANNVTSLKKEQVRDVFSGKITNWKQLGGPDVQVHVIVREAGSGTMNAFNNLVMGTTKIRNDAIVQSSTEAVKQAVKQDPGAIGFVSMAHMSSDVKALEINGVSPSDETVSNGSYELQRPFIFLFKGQPTGVAKEFLDWVKGPEGQAIIKEEKVVPVNGTS; translated from the coding sequence ATGGACTCGAAATACATAATTCTTATAGTAGCTGTTCTAGTTATAGGCAGTGCTTATATGATGTTTACACCAAAAACTCATTATGAAACCCTACAAATTGCAGGTTCAACTTCTGTTCAGCCGGTTGCAGAGAAATTGGCACAGGCTTACATGAAGGAACATCCAAACGTTCGTATAAATGTTCAGGGTGGAGGTTCAGGCCTTGGAATAAGGACAACTGAACAGGGAATAGTGCAGATAGGGATGAGTTCTGAGGAACTTAAATCGGATGAAAAAGCTAAATTAAACAGTTACACCCTGGGTGAGGATGGTATAGTTGTGGCAGTGAACAACGCCAACAACGTGACCAGCCTGAAAAAAGAACAGGTCAGGGACGTATTCAGTGGAAAGATCACCAACTGGAAACAGTTGGGAGGTCCAGATGTACAGGTTCATGTCATCGTTAGAGAAGCAGGTTCAGGTACCATGAATGCATTTAACAACCTTGTAATGGGAACCACCAAAATAAGGAATGATGCCATTGTTCAAAGCTCAACAGAGGCAGTTAAACAGGCAGTTAAACAGGATCCTGGCGCAATTGGATTTGTATCCATGGCGCACATGAGCAGTGATGTTAAAGCACTGGAGATAAATGGTGTTTCACCATCTGATGAAACTGTTTCAAATGGTTCTTACGAACTTCAAAGGCCGTTCATTTTCCTTTTTAAAGGTCAGCCTACTGGAGTTGCTAAAGAATTCCTGGACTGGGTTAAGGGACCTGAAGGTCAGGCAATAATCAAAGAAGAGAAGGTAGTTCCTGTAAATGGAACCAGCTAA
- the pstC gene encoding phosphate ABC transporter permease subunit PstC yields the protein MKDKIEEFLIEKGLFITAISSVVITLLIIIFIFSEGLPSMESYGFLNFIFGSTWDPSSGQYGVLPMIVGSLGITALALLMSVPLSLLCAVFMAEVAPQRMRKILKPVIETLAGIPSVVYGFFGLIVLVPFMRTNFGGTGFSMLTASIILTVMILPTIISVSEDALRSVPGEYKEASLALGATHWQTIKNVLFPAAVPGVITAIILGMGRAIGETLAVIMVAGNVAQFPNSILDPVRALTSNIALEMGYATGIHYSALFGTAVVLFIIIILLLVIANYFHYKKRITVGGGYL from the coding sequence ATGAAGGATAAAATCGAAGAATTTCTAATAGAAAAGGGCCTTTTTATAACGGCAATTTCATCGGTTGTTATAACTCTGCTCATCATAATATTCATCTTCAGCGAAGGTTTACCCTCCATGGAGAGCTACGGATTCCTGAACTTCATATTCGGAAGCACATGGGATCCATCATCTGGCCAGTACGGAGTTTTGCCAATGATAGTGGGATCACTGGGCATAACAGCCCTTGCGCTCCTGATGTCAGTACCTCTGTCATTACTGTGTGCAGTGTTCATGGCTGAAGTTGCACCTCAAAGAATGAGGAAAATATTAAAGCCAGTTATAGAAACACTTGCAGGAATACCATCGGTTGTTTATGGATTCTTTGGACTGATAGTTCTTGTACCCTTCATGAGGACGAACTTTGGGGGTACAGGTTTCAGCATGCTCACAGCATCCATAATCCTAACTGTCATGATCCTGCCAACCATCATCAGTGTATCAGAGGATGCACTGAGATCAGTTCCTGGTGAGTACAAGGAAGCATCACTTGCACTGGGTGCAACCCACTGGCAGACCATAAAAAATGTACTGTTCCCTGCAGCAGTACCTGGAGTTATAACTGCAATAATCCTGGGTATGGGAAGGGCAATAGGTGAAACTTTGGCAGTTATAATGGTTGCAGGAAACGTTGCACAGTTCCCAAATTCAATCCTGGATCCTGTAAGGGCTTTAACTTCTAACATAGCCCTTGAGATGGGATATGCAACTGGAATCCATTACAGTGCACTCTTTGGAACAGCAGTTGTCCTGTTCATAATAATCATACTCCTTCTTGTGATTGCAAACTACTTCCACTACAAGAAGAGGATCACAGTTGGAGGCGGTTACCTGTGA
- the pstA gene encoding phosphate ABC transporter permease PstA, translating to MNRIISPKNAQKIMEAVFWASGILTIIIMLVIIGYILLKGLPVVNLNFIISDPIDSGAAGGIAPMIVSSIYVTLIAVLVAAPIGIGAAVYLTEYTEENNTVKLIRFGSETLASIPSIVYGLFGLSFFVIFLKMGWSLLSGGLVLALMALPTIFQVAEVTIRSVPRSYSEGSLALGATKWQTVYRVILPASVPGITTGVILGMARAISEAAAIMFAVGSALAMPLSIFDPGRPLPLHLYILATEGISLDNAYGTAAVLVLIVLAITVLTNTLVERYSKRMMGR from the coding sequence TTGAATAGAATAATATCTCCAAAAAATGCTCAGAAAATAATGGAAGCAGTTTTCTGGGCTTCAGGTATTTTAACCATTATAATAATGCTGGTTATAATAGGTTACATCCTTTTAAAGGGTCTTCCTGTGGTTAACCTGAACTTCATCATCAGTGACCCGATTGATTCAGGTGCAGCAGGAGGAATAGCACCTATGATAGTGTCCAGTATATATGTGACACTCATAGCAGTCCTAGTGGCAGCACCTATAGGTATTGGGGCCGCAGTTTACCTCACAGAGTACACAGAAGAAAACAACACTGTAAAACTCATAAGATTCGGTTCAGAAACACTGGCATCCATACCTTCAATAGTGTATGGTCTTTTTGGACTGTCTTTCTTCGTAATATTCCTTAAAATGGGATGGTCACTCCTTTCAGGAGGTCTTGTACTTGCGCTCATGGCTCTTCCAACCATATTCCAGGTTGCAGAGGTCACAATACGATCCGTACCAAGATCCTACAGTGAGGGAAGCCTTGCACTGGGTGCAACAAAATGGCAGACAGTTTACAGGGTTATTTTACCGGCTTCAGTTCCAGGAATAACCACGGGAGTTATTCTGGGAATGGCAAGGGCCATATCTGAGGCTGCAGCCATAATGTTTGCTGTTGGTTCAGCACTGGCAATGCCACTTTCCATATTTGACCCTGGAAGGCCTTTACCACTCCACCTTTACATACTAGCAACTGAGGGAATATCCCTGGATAATGCATATGGTACAGCAGCTGTACTTGTGCTCATAGTACTTGCAATAACGGTTTTAACCAACACACTCGTTGAAAGATATTCAAAAAGGATGATGGGGAGATAG
- the pstB gene encoding phosphate ABC transporter ATP-binding protein PstB → MDYRIEVEDLNVYFDESHILKDVNLKIRKNRVTSFIGPSGCGKSTFIRTLNRMNDLIPTFKKEGTVLLDGEDIYNPKVDVVELRKKIGMVFQKANPFPKSIFDNVAYGLKIHGVTDKDWIEQRVEESLKEAALWKEVKDKLDKSAMGLSGGQQQRLCIARTIAVEPEVILMDEPCSALDPISTTKIEDLIHKLKKDFTIIIVTHNMQQATRVSKYTAFFLNGEIVESGLTEKLFIEPEDKRTEDYITGRFG, encoded by the coding sequence ATGGATTACAGAATAGAAGTTGAAGATTTAAATGTTTACTTTGATGAATCACATATACTAAAGGATGTGAACCTTAAGATCCGGAAAAACAGGGTCACATCATTCATAGGACCTTCAGGTTGTGGTAAATCCACATTCATAAGAACCCTCAACAGGATGAACGACCTCATACCCACCTTCAAGAAGGAGGGAACAGTACTCCTTGATGGTGAGGACATATACAACCCCAAGGTGGATGTTGTTGAACTGCGTAAAAAAATTGGAATGGTGTTCCAGAAGGCCAATCCATTCCCTAAATCAATATTTGACAACGTTGCATATGGACTCAAAATCCATGGAGTCACAGACAAGGACTGGATAGAACAGAGGGTTGAAGAAAGTCTCAAGGAAGCAGCACTATGGAAAGAAGTTAAGGATAAACTTGATAAGTCTGCAATGGGACTTTCAGGTGGACAGCAGCAGCGTCTCTGTATTGCAAGAACCATAGCTGTTGAACCTGAGGTTATACTCATGGACGAGCCATGTTCTGCACTTGACCCCATATCAACCACCAAGATCGAGGACCTCATACACAAGCTCAAGAAGGATTTCACCATCATAATCGTGACCCACAACATGCAGCAGGCAACAAGGGTTTCCAAGTACACAGCATTCTTCCTCAATGGTGAAATAGTTGAAAGCGGACTTACAGAGAAGCTTTTCATAGAACCTGAGGACAAACGTACTGAAGATTACATAACCGGAAGATTTGGATGA
- the phoU gene encoding phosphate signaling complex protein PhoU — MERKYPRIRFQKRLEDLRKDVEDVGQTSLEAYKKALDAFITYDEELVEEVMKTPAKLDEMNYRLEHRAMSIIASEQPVAKDLRFIEACIKVGSHLKRMGALASNIAEVAKHIKDENVPEKPMNDIRHMGNIVEGMVGKSISSFLNQDMDLVREIRRDDDKVDDLFDKALEDISKSMFQEKDSISYLIYVLFVARFLERIADRAENIGDRTIFMITCEKREVDKEE, encoded by the coding sequence ATGGAGAGAAAATATCCAAGAATAAGATTCCAGAAAAGACTGGAGGACTTAAGGAAAGATGTGGAAGATGTGGGACAGACGAGCCTTGAAGCATATAAGAAGGCTCTTGATGCGTTTATAACTTACGATGAGGAACTGGTTGAGGAGGTTATGAAAACCCCTGCCAAACTGGACGAAATGAACTACCGCCTTGAACACAGGGCAATGAGCATAATAGCTTCAGAACAACCAGTTGCAAAGGATTTAAGGTTCATAGAGGCATGTATAAAAGTGGGAAGTCATCTTAAACGTATGGGTGCCCTGGCTTCAAACATTGCAGAGGTTGCAAAGCACATCAAGGATGAAAATGTTCCAGAAAAACCAATGAACGACATAAGACACATGGGAAATATAGTGGAGGGAATGGTTGGTAAGAGCATATCCTCCTTTTTAAACCAGGACATGGACCTGGTCAGGGAGATACGCAGGGACGACGACAAGGTGGATGATCTATTTGACAAAGCCCTTGAGGATATATCCAAGAGCATGTTTCAGGAGAAGGATTCAATATCCTACCTGATATATGTGCTCTTCGTTGCAAGGTTCCTTGAGAGGATCGCAGACCGTGCAGAGAACATAGGTGACAGAACCATCTTCATGATCACCTGCGAAAAACGAGAAGTCGATAAAGAGGAGTAA
- a CDS encoding fumarate hydratase, producing MITQKQVEDAMYRIYRDAVIELPEDVTLALKMAYENEDNETARLNLGTVLKNIEAAHENGIPMCQDTGLPIVFVKLGDVQVENLYQGIMKGVEMATHEVPLRPNVVDPLTRENTGTNTGKGIPQVDVELVDGDYLELTVFPKGFGSENNNALKMGLPGEGVEGIKNFVLEIVQSAGGKPCPPTRIGVGIGGSSDMALKLAKKALLRSVKDKNPDERLSNLEDELLEAVNATGIGPMGLGGKTTALDVKVEMVDTHTAGLPIGICIQCWAARHKSIVLRDE from the coding sequence ATGATTACACAAAAACAAGTTGAAGATGCAATGTACCGGATCTACAGGGATGCTGTGATCGAACTTCCAGAGGATGTGACTCTGGCATTAAAAATGGCCTACGAAAATGAAGATAATGAGACAGCCAGGTTAAATCTTGGGACTGTCTTGAAGAATATTGAAGCTGCCCATGAAAATGGGATTCCAATGTGTCAGGATACAGGGCTTCCAATAGTTTTTGTGAAGCTTGGTGATGTTCAGGTTGAAAACCTCTACCAGGGAATAATGAAGGGTGTTGAAATGGCAACCCATGAGGTTCCCCTGCGCCCAAATGTTGTGGATCCCCTGACCCGTGAAAACACCGGCACCAACACTGGGAAGGGAATTCCACAGGTGGATGTGGAGCTTGTTGATGGAGATTACCTGGAGTTAACAGTTTTTCCAAAGGGATTCGGCTCTGAAAACAACAACGCCCTGAAGATGGGACTTCCAGGTGAAGGTGTTGAGGGTATTAAAAACTTCGTTTTAGAAATTGTACAGTCTGCAGGGGGCAAACCATGCCCACCAACCAGGATTGGGGTTGGAATCGGAGGATCCTCAGACATGGCACTGAAACTTGCAAAAAAAGCACTTCTCAGGAGTGTTAAGGATAAAAACCCCGATGAAAGACTTTCAAACCTTGAAGATGAGCTTCTTGAAGCTGTGAATGCCACAGGCATCGGCCCAATGGGACTTGGAGGTAAAACAACTGCACTGGACGTTAAGGTGGAGATGGTTGACACACATACAGCAGGTCTTCCAATAGGGATCTGCATCCAGTGCTGGGCTGCAAGACATAAAAGCATTGTTTTAAGGGATGAATAA
- a CDS encoding 4Fe-4S dicluster domain-containing protein has translation MKELVSRPELCEDCGRCERICPKNAIRVVNSVPLHCLHCAEDRAPCMTVCPEDAIVEVDGAIVINEDDCIGCGLCKDSCPVGAIQIDESGIAKKCDLCIEREVPLCVSVCPTGALKADSEDVVAEKRDKLAKELERVKLIMKY, from the coding sequence ATGAAGGAACTTGTATCCAGACCCGAACTCTGTGAAGACTGCGGTAGATGTGAGCGTATCTGTCCAAAGAATGCCATACGTGTTGTGAACAGTGTTCCACTTCACTGTCTTCACTGTGCTGAGGACAGAGCACCCTGCATGACTGTGTGTCCTGAAGATGCCATAGTTGAAGTTGATGGTGCCATCGTCATCAATGAGGATGACTGTATTGGCTGCGGACTCTGCAAAGATTCATGTCCTGTTGGGGCAATCCAGATAGATGAGTCTGGAATAGCCAAGAAGTGCGACCTGTGCATTGAAAGGGAAGTACCTCTCTGCGTTTCAGTATGTCCAACTGGAGCTCTTAAAGCTGATTCTGAGGATGTTGTGGCTGAAAAACGGGACAAACTTGCTAAAGAGCTTGAAAGGGTTAAGTTGATAATGAAGTATTAA